One genomic window of Methanosphaera sp. ISO3-F5 includes the following:
- a CDS encoding flavodoxin family protein encodes MEGIKDTLKDKTEDVEIEKIDLYDYNYTGCRSCFLCKQKEGPFYGTCPVNDDIKDILASMRTCDGIVFGAPVYFADINGMLRAFIERLCFPQFPYADINITEKRMPIGIIYDMNIKTDNPAFPFYNTVFDFLEEAFLGSVFTKPYSLKVNNTYQFDDYSRYVNTWFDEEDKRKQRETQFPKDLEEAYQMGVKIAEDSL; translated from the coding sequence ATTGAAGGAATAAAAGACACTTTAAAAGATAAGACAGAAGATGTTGAAATAGAAAAAATAGATTTATACGATTATAATTATACTGGTTGCAGGTCATGTTTCCTCTGCAAACAAAAAGAAGGACCTTTTTATGGCACCTGCCCGGTAAATGATGATATTAAGGATATTCTGGCAAGTATGCGTACCTGTGATGGTATTGTCTTCGGAGCACCAGTATACTTTGCAGATATTAATGGTATGCTACGGGCATTTATAGAAAGGTTATGTTTCCCTCAGTTCCCATATGCTGATATAAATATTACAGAAAAACGTATGCCAATAGGCATCATATATGATATGAACATTAAAACAGATAATCCAGCATTCCCATTTTATAACACTGTATTTGACTTCTTAGAAGAAGCATTCCTGGGAAGTGTATTCACCAAACCTTATTCACTAAAAGTAAATAACACCTACCAGTTTGATGATTATTCAAGGTATGTTAACACTTGGTTTGATGAAGAAGACAAAAGAAAACAAAGGGAAACACAGTTTCCAAAGGATTTAGAAGAAGCTTATCAGATGGGAGTTAAGATTGCAGAGGATTCCCTCTAA
- a CDS encoding helix-turn-helix domain-containing protein, with the protein MEVKEVLRRNCPIKDTVEIINRKWAVILLWDMFNEYEHFNEFKEINPELNSNVLSDTLKFLIEHGLVNKISAEYKTRYALTEKGRSMNRIMYELGVYGIQSEDYDDHQEEIRKYFKKIFEI; encoded by the coding sequence ATGGAAGTTAAAGAAGTTCTACGCAGAAACTGTCCCATAAAGGATACAGTAGAAATAATTAATAGAAAATGGGCAGTTATATTATTATGGGATATGTTCAATGAATATGAACATTTCAACGAATTTAAGGAAATTAATCCAGAACTAAACAGTAACGTGTTATCGGATACACTGAAATTTTTAATAGAACATGGATTAGTGAATAAAATAAGTGCCGAATATAAAACAAGATATGCTCTAACAGAAAAGGGAAGATCAATGAATAGGATAATGTATGAATTAGGTGTTTATGGCATACAATCAGAAGATTATGATGACCACCAAGAAGAAATAAGAAAATATTTCAAAAAAATATTTGAAATATAA
- a CDS encoding nucleotidyltransferase family protein, translating to MVYSINQIKKIAVPIAKEYGVTSLSLFGSYAKGEATSESDVDFYIDKGNIKGLLDYIGFIQDLEEKLQCHVDVVTTTIEDKKFIEKIKKDGVLLYEKKR from the coding sequence ATGGTTTATAGTATTAATCAAATAAAAAAAATAGCAGTACCCATAGCAAAAGAATATGGTGTAACTAGTTTAAGTTTGTTTGGATCATATGCCAAGGGTGAAGCTACATCTGAAAGTGATGTGGATTTTTATATAGACAAAGGGAATATTAAAGGTTTATTAGATTATATAGGTTTTATTCAGGATTTAGAAGAAAAATTACAGTGCCATGTTGATGTTGTAACAACAACTATAGAAGATAAAAAATTTATTGAAAAAATTAAAAAAGATGGTGTGTTACTTTATGAGAAAAAAAGATAA